From Camelus dromedarius isolate mCamDro1 chromosome X, mCamDro1.pat, whole genome shotgun sequence, one genomic window encodes:
- the CFP gene encoding properdin has protein sequence MSTPVQAPGFLLPPPLLLLLLLLLTLPATGSDPVLCFTQYEESSGKCKGLLGGGVSVEDCCLNADYAFQESSHSFCMACSFPHWSPWSTWTPCSMTCTEGSQLRHRRCVGQGGQCPDKMEPGTLQWQLQACEDQPCCPEMGGWSNWGSWTSCSVTCSRGTRTRHRACDQPVPKCGGGCLGEAKESEACDTKQVCPTHGAWAAWGPWGPCSGTCRGGPRAHTEKRSRTCSAPEPSKQPPGNPCSGSAYEQRACTGLPPCPVAGGWGPWSPVSPCPVTCGLGQTREQRTCDHPVPQHGGLFCVGDATRTHICNTAVPCPVNGEWGPWGEWSTCTRPSIKHISCQEIPGQQIRSRSCKGRKFDGQRCVGQQQDIRHCYNIQRCLWKGSWSEWSTWGLCMPPCGPNPVRTRQRLCKATLPKFSPTVTIVEGQGEKNVTFWGKPSALCDVLQGQKVMVEEKRPCLHVPACREP, from the exons ATGTCCACCCCAGTGCAGGCCCCTGGCTttctgctgccgccgccgctgctgctgctgctgctgctgcttctaacCCTGCCGGCCACAG GTTCAGACCCCGTCCTCTGCTTCACCCAGTATGAGGAATCTTCGGGCAAGTGCAAGGGCCTCCTTGGGGGAGGTGTTAGCGTGGAAGACTGCTGTCTCAATGCTGACTATGCCTTCCAGGAGTCCAGCCACAGTTTCTGTATGGCATGCAG TTTCCCGCATTGGTCACCGTGGTCCACGTGGACCCCCTGCTCTATGACCTGCACCGAGGGCTCCCAGCTGCGACACCGGCGCTGCGTAGGCCAGGGTGGGCAGTGTCCTGACAAGATGGAGCCCGGGACCCTCCAGTGGCAGCTACAGGCCTGTGAAGACCAGCCATGCTGTCCTG AGATGGGTGGTTGGTCCAACTGGGGGTCCTGGACATCTTGCTCAGTCACCTGCTCCAGAGGGACCCGGACTCGTCATCGAGCATGTGATCAGCCTGTCCCCAAGTGTGGGGGCGGCTGCCTAGGAGAGGCAAAGGAGTCAGAGGCCTGTGACACCAAACAGGTCTGCCCCA CACACGGGGCCTGGGCAGCTTGGGGCCCCTGGGGCCCCTGCTCAGGCACCTGCCGCGGTGGACCCAGAGCACACACGGAGAAACGGAGCCGCACATGTTCTGCACCTGAGCCTTCCAAGCAGCCTCCCGGGAATCCCTGCTCAGGGTCAGCCTACGAGCAGCGGGCCTGCACTGGCCTGCCACCCTGCCCAG TGGCTGGTGGCTGGGGACCATGGAGCCCTGTGAGCCCCTGTCCTGTGACCTGTGGCCTGGGCCAGACCCGAGAACAACGGACATGTGATCACCCTGTGCCCCAGCATGGGGGCCTCTTCTGTGTTGGTGATGCCACCAGGACCCACATCTGCAACACGGCCGTGCCCTGCCCTG TGAACGGAGAGTGGGGGCCCTGGGGGGAGTGGAGCACCTGCACCCGCCCAAGCATCAAACACATCAGCTGCCAGGAGATCCCAGGCCAGCAGATCCGCTCCAGGAGCTGCAAAGGCCGCAAATTTGATGGACAGCGGTGTGTTGGGCAACAGCAGGATATCCGGCACTGCTACAATATCCAGCGCTGCCTCT GGAAAGGCTCGTGGTCAGAGTGGAGTACCTGGGGGCTGTGTATGCCCCCATGTGGACCCAACCCCGTCCGTACCCGCCAGCGCCTCTGCAAGGCTACGCTCCCGAAGTTCTC GCCCACTGTTACCATAGTCGAAGGTCAGGGTGAGAAGAACGTGACCTTCTGGGGGAAACCATCGGCACTGTGCGATGTGCTGCAGGGGCAGAAGGTGATGGTGGAAGAGAAACGTCCATGTCTGCACGTGCCTGCCTGCAGAGAACCCTGA